One part of the Roseomonas gilardii genome encodes these proteins:
- the lpxK gene encoding tetraacyldisaccharide 4'-kinase, with the protein MRAPEFWSGDGGGVLPLLLSPLATFYAQATARRVAKPGWKAPVPVICCGNVTAGGAGKTTLALDLGRRLANRGINVHFLSRGYGGKLKGPLRVDPAKHDSHDVGDEALLLAAERPAWISGDRAAGARAAIEGGAQAIVMDDGLQNPTLEKDLSLLTIDGSYGFGNGRVIPAGPLRESVETAAARCRAAILIGEDRTGALAQLPPKLPVLRGKLVPGPEARMLVGQPVFAFCGIGNPLKFFASLQEAGAVIAGRAAYADHYPFDAGDLRELLAEADRLRAIPVTTRKDFVRLPQAFRARITVLNITLAWEEPATIEALIDPLAQRVPIPA; encoded by the coding sequence ATGCGTGCCCCCGAGTTCTGGAGCGGGGACGGCGGGGGAGTGCTGCCCCTGCTCCTGTCCCCCCTGGCCACCTTCTACGCCCAGGCGACCGCGAGGCGGGTCGCCAAGCCCGGCTGGAAGGCCCCGGTGCCGGTCATCTGCTGCGGCAACGTCACCGCCGGCGGCGCCGGCAAGACCACGCTCGCGCTCGACCTCGGCCGCCGCCTCGCCAACCGGGGCATCAACGTGCATTTCCTCTCGCGCGGCTATGGCGGCAAGCTGAAGGGCCCGCTGCGGGTCGATCCGGCGAAGCACGACAGCCACGACGTGGGCGACGAGGCCCTGCTGCTGGCCGCCGAGCGCCCGGCCTGGATCTCCGGCGACCGCGCCGCCGGCGCCCGCGCGGCGATCGAGGGCGGCGCCCAGGCCATCGTCATGGATGACGGGCTGCAGAACCCGACGCTGGAGAAGGATCTGTCGCTGCTGACCATCGACGGCTCCTACGGCTTCGGCAACGGGCGGGTGATCCCGGCCGGGCCGCTGCGCGAATCCGTCGAGACCGCCGCCGCGCGCTGCCGCGCCGCGATCCTGATCGGCGAGGACCGCACCGGCGCGCTGGCGCAACTGCCGCCGAAGCTGCCGGTGCTGCGCGGCAAGCTGGTGCCCGGCCCGGAGGCCCGGATGCTGGTGGGCCAGCCGGTCTTCGCCTTCTGCGGCATCGGCAACCCGTTGAAGTTCTTCGCCAGCCTGCAGGAGGCCGGGGCGGTCATCGCCGGCCGCGCCGCCTATGCCGACCACTACCCCTTCGATGCCGGGGATCTGCGGGAGCTGCTCGCCGAGGCCGACCGTCTGCGCGCCATCCCCGTCACCACACGCAAGGACTTCGTTCGCCTGCCGCAGGCCTTCCGCGCCCGGATCACCGTGCTGAACATCACCCTCGCCTGGGAGGAGCCGGCCACCATCGAGGCACTGATCGACCCCCTGGCCCAGCGGGTGCCGATCCCGGCCTGA
- a CDS encoding 3-deoxy-D-manno-octulosonic acid transferase codes for MTPGSLAWDATARLTAPFWRLHLRRRARRNKEIPARLQEREGGGAARPPGRLLWLHGASVGESLSILPLIEALARRDPALRFLVTTGTVTSAELLMRRLPETLRPRLQHRFVPLDVPDWADRFLQGWRPDAGVFVESEIWPNLLAATRRARIPMLLVNARLSERSARGWRWAPGLAREAFSTFRLVLAQSEADAARLRAAGAGAVRVAGNLKYAASPLPADAAELARLRRLVGARSVLFAASTHAGEEELLARTHERLAARLPGLLTVIAPRHPERGAELAVQLPGAVRRGAGDEPGPETGLYLADTLGELGLFYRLAGVAVIGKSLLAPGGGQNPLEPARLGCPILLGPHMGNFADVTARLLAAGGAVQLPPSPAPSLATDPAMLADAAHAVLTDTRRAELLRQGAARVAEGASGLAEEVARTIAELLPEPPSPGIPRECQEERT; via the coding sequence ATGACGCCCGGCAGCCTGGCCTGGGATGCCACGGCGCGGCTGACGGCACCGTTCTGGCGCCTGCACCTGCGGCGGCGCGCCCGGCGGAACAAGGAGATCCCCGCCCGCCTGCAGGAGCGCGAGGGCGGCGGCGCGGCGCGGCCGCCGGGGCGGCTGCTCTGGCTGCACGGCGCCAGCGTGGGGGAAAGCCTCTCCATCCTGCCGCTGATCGAGGCGCTGGCCCGGCGCGACCCGGCGCTGCGCTTCCTGGTCACCACCGGCACCGTCACCTCGGCGGAGCTGCTGATGCGCCGCCTGCCGGAAACGCTCCGCCCCCGGCTGCAGCACCGCTTCGTGCCGCTGGACGTGCCGGACTGGGCGGACCGCTTCCTGCAGGGCTGGCGGCCGGATGCCGGGGTCTTCGTGGAAAGCGAGATCTGGCCGAACCTGCTGGCCGCGACCCGCCGGGCACGGATTCCGATGCTGCTGGTCAATGCCCGCCTCTCGGAGCGCTCGGCGCGCGGCTGGCGCTGGGCGCCGGGCCTGGCGCGGGAGGCCTTCTCCACCTTCCGGCTGGTGCTGGCGCAGAGCGAGGCGGACGCGGCGCGGCTGCGCGCCGCCGGGGCCGGGGCGGTGCGGGTCGCCGGCAACCTGAAATACGCGGCATCTCCCCTGCCGGCCGACGCGGCGGAACTGGCCCGGCTGCGCCGGCTGGTCGGCGCCCGGTCCGTGCTTTTCGCCGCCAGCACCCATGCCGGGGAGGAGGAGCTCCTGGCCCGGACGCATGAGCGACTCGCCGCGCGCCTGCCCGGCCTGCTCACGGTGATCGCCCCGCGCCACCCGGAACGCGGGGCGGAGCTGGCCGTCCAACTGCCCGGCGCGGTCCGGCGCGGCGCGGGTGACGAGCCGGGGCCGGAGACCGGCCTCTACCTCGCCGACACGCTGGGCGAGCTTGGCCTCTTCTACCGGCTGGCGGGGGTGGCGGTGATCGGCAAGTCCCTGCTGGCGCCCGGTGGCGGGCAGAATCCGCTGGAACCGGCGCGGCTCGGCTGCCCGATTCTGCTCGGCCCGCATATGGGCAACTTCGCCGATGTCACCGCCCGGCTGCTGGCCGCGGGCGGGGCGGTGCAGCTTCCCCCCTCCCCAGCTCCTTCCCTGGCGACCGATCCGGCCATGCTGGCGGATGCCGCGCACGCCGTGCTAACCGATACGCGGCGAGCGGAGCTGCTGCGGCAGGGTGCCGCCCGCGTCGCGGAAGGGGCATCGGGGCTGGCAGAGGAGGTCGCCCGGACGATCGCGGAACTGCTGCCCGAGCCGCCCTCCCCGGGAATCCCCCGGGAGTGCCAGGAAGAGAGGACCTGA
- a CDS encoding lysophospholipid acyltransferase family protein: MFKRLLRHPATLTAAARLIGLYLAFVYATTRWTFLGRDDMAVAVASGRPLMVSFWHERLPMMPMLWRLAREHFPVLRPRRTHVLVSRHRDGRFIGDIIARFQLDTVHGSTSRGGASGMMSILRLLARGDLAAITPDGPRGPRREAAPGVAQLGATARAAVIPCAAATTRRHMLRSWDRMMLPLPFGRGVVVVLPAVFVSRDDIEGGRQAIAAGMNEACAIADAWAAGRPLPSEPPLSPGQADAPQGGPQPG; the protein is encoded by the coding sequence ATGTTCAAGCGCCTGCTGCGGCATCCTGCGACGCTCACGGCGGCGGCGCGCCTGATCGGCCTCTACCTGGCCTTCGTCTACGCGACCACGCGCTGGACCTTCCTGGGCCGGGACGACATGGCGGTGGCCGTGGCTTCGGGCCGCCCCCTGATGGTTTCCTTCTGGCATGAGCGCCTGCCGATGATGCCGATGCTCTGGCGTCTGGCGCGGGAGCATTTCCCGGTGCTGCGCCCGCGCCGGACCCATGTGCTGGTCTCCCGCCACAGGGATGGCCGCTTCATCGGCGACATCATCGCCCGCTTCCAGCTCGACACCGTCCACGGCTCCACCTCGCGCGGCGGGGCCTCGGGGATGATGAGCATCCTGCGCCTGCTGGCGCGCGGCGACCTCGCGGCCATCACCCCCGACGGCCCCCGCGGCCCACGGCGGGAGGCGGCACCGGGCGTCGCCCAGCTCGGCGCCACGGCGCGGGCCGCGGTCATCCCCTGCGCGGCGGCCACGACACGGCGCCACATGCTGCGCTCCTGGGACCGGATGATGCTGCCCCTGCCCTTCGGGCGCGGGGTGGTGGTGGTGCTCCCGGCGGTCTTCGTGTCGCGGGACGATATCGAGGGCGGGCGGCAGGCCATCGCCGCCGGGATGAACGAGGCCTGCGCCATCGCCGATGCCTGGGCGGCAGGCCGCCCGCTGCCTTCGGAGCCCCCTTTGTCGCCCGGACAGGCGGATGCGCCGCAGGGCGGGCCTCAGCCGGGATGA